A window of Halobellus sp. LT62 contains these coding sequences:
- a CDS encoding MFS transporter — MVTRRGTRIRLALGVWGVLVSQVFLYPGVEDIVAALGGGGTIRAGMWFLVAEFAAFVAFASVWGAASDAVGRRMPLAAAGALGGAAGYLALASAPALGFPFAAVLVVRVVGGAATIGAFSLAITALADLAGGNGRNMGAAGIAIGLGAALGSIIGGRLADADPLYPLYAAAGTLLAVAVLFLTVSEDLPSGDRLGVGDVLGRLRERPTLTVPYAFGFIDRMTAGFFALVGVYYFRESFGLDAAGAGLALAAFFVPFALLQYPAGVLSDRIGREIPVVVGSICYGFGIIAVGVAPALWIALAAMIAVGALGALVSPATMALVTDVASVETRGAALGGFNVFGSLGFLAGFLLGGTTTASAGYLAAFVVVGLSEVVIAVVAARAVWRISESTYS, encoded by the coding sequence ATCGTGACTCGCCGCGGGACTCGAATCCGACTCGCGCTCGGGGTCTGGGGAGTACTCGTCTCGCAGGTCTTTCTGTACCCCGGCGTCGAGGACATCGTGGCCGCGCTCGGCGGCGGGGGGACCATCCGCGCGGGGATGTGGTTCCTCGTCGCCGAGTTCGCCGCCTTCGTCGCCTTCGCGAGCGTGTGGGGGGCCGCCAGCGACGCCGTCGGACGGCGGATGCCGCTCGCGGCCGCCGGTGCGCTGGGCGGCGCGGCGGGCTATCTCGCGCTCGCTTCGGCACCGGCGCTCGGATTCCCCTTTGCGGCCGTGCTCGTGGTTCGGGTCGTCGGCGGCGCGGCGACGATCGGCGCGTTCTCGCTGGCGATCACCGCGCTCGCGGATCTCGCCGGGGGTAACGGGCGGAATATGGGTGCGGCCGGGATCGCGATCGGCCTCGGGGCGGCGCTGGGGTCGATCATCGGCGGTCGGCTCGCCGACGCCGATCCGCTCTATCCGCTGTACGCGGCGGCCGGAACGCTGTTGGCGGTCGCGGTCCTGTTCCTCACCGTCTCCGAGGATCTGCCGAGCGGCGATCGACTCGGCGTCGGCGACGTGCTCGGCCGACTGCGCGAGCGGCCCACACTCACGGTTCCGTACGCGTTCGGCTTTATCGACCGGATGACCGCGGGCTTCTTCGCGCTCGTCGGCGTCTACTACTTCCGGGAGTCGTTCGGACTGGACGCCGCCGGAGCGGGACTCGCGCTCGCGGCTTTTTTCGTTCCGTTCGCGTTATTGCAGTACCCCGCAGGCGTGCTCTCGGATCGGATCGGTCGAGAGATACCCGTCGTTGTCGGATCGATCTGCTACGGCTTCGGGATCATTGCCGTCGGCGTCGCCCCCGCGCTCTGGATCGCTCTCGCGGCGATGATCGCCGTCGGCGCGCTGGGCGCGCTGGTTTCGCCCGCGACGATGGCGCTCGTCACTGACGTCGCCTCCGTCGAAACCCGCGGCGCGGCGCTCGGCGGGTTCAACGTCTTCGGGAGCCTCGGATTTCTCGCGGGCTTCCTCCTCGGCGGCACGACCACGGCGAGCGCGGGCTATCTCGCGGCGTTCGTCGTCGTGGGGTTGTCCGAGGTCGTCATCGCCGTCGTCGCCGCCCGGGCGGTCTGGCGGATCTCGGAATCCACCTACTCGTGA